One window from the genome of Corynebacterium sp. SCR221107 encodes:
- the cydB gene encoding cytochrome d ubiquinol oxidase subunit II produces the protein MDLNTVWFILIAVLFAGYFLLEGFDFGVGMLLPFLSRRERTAAIKAIGPVWDGNEVWLITAGGALFAAFPEWYATMFSGFYLPLFLILISLILRGVGLEWRGKIDSPTWRDRCDIGIGIGSWVPALLWGVAFANLVRGVPIDGARQIDSGLANLGGLLNPFGLLGGAAFLGLFLLHGAVFLSLKTAEPLRSRTHTLARRMFLPTLLIAGGFVLWLQINHGKPATWIAFGLTIVALLLSGVALLKGRDGVAFAATAMSVLAVVGLVFGSLFPNLMPSTLDPAGGLDIYNASSSHYTLVIMTWAAALLTPLVIAYQGWTYWVFRKRVMV, from the coding sequence ATGGATCTCAATACCGTATGGTTCATCCTCATCGCCGTACTCTTCGCGGGGTACTTCCTTCTGGAGGGCTTTGACTTTGGGGTAGGGATGTTACTGCCGTTCCTGTCCCGTCGCGAGCGCACCGCAGCGATCAAGGCTATCGGCCCGGTCTGGGACGGCAACGAGGTCTGGTTGATCACGGCCGGCGGTGCACTCTTCGCAGCGTTTCCGGAATGGTATGCGACGATGTTTTCGGGGTTTTATCTACCGCTCTTCCTCATACTCATTTCACTCATTCTGCGCGGGGTCGGGCTCGAGTGGCGTGGAAAGATTGACTCGCCAACGTGGCGGGATCGGTGCGATATTGGTATCGGCATCGGGTCGTGGGTGCCCGCCTTACTGTGGGGTGTCGCCTTTGCAAATCTCGTCCGGGGCGTACCCATTGATGGCGCACGCCAGATTGACTCCGGTCTAGCTAACCTGGGTGGTTTGCTCAATCCCTTTGGGCTTCTTGGGGGAGCGGCCTTCCTTGGGCTCTTCCTCCTTCACGGAGCTGTCTTCCTGAGTCTCAAGACGGCCGAACCATTGCGTTCCCGCACGCACACATTGGCCCGACGCATGTTTCTCCCGACGCTGCTCATTGCAGGCGGTTTTGTGTTGTGGCTCCAAATAAACCACGGGAAGCCCGCCACGTGGATCGCTTTCGGGCTCACCATCGTCGCATTGCTTCTTAGCGGGGTTGCCCTCCTCAAGGGACGCGATGGTGTCGCCTTCGCCGCCACCGCGATGTCTGTGTTGGCTGTCGTCGGCCTCGTCTTCGGGTCCCTTTTCCCCAATCTCATGCCGTCAACCCTCGATCCCGCTGGAGGCCTCGACATCTACAACGCTTCCAGTTCCCACTACACCCTCGTCATCATGACGTGGGCCGCAGCCTTGCTCACACCGTTGGTCATCGCGTATCAGGGATGGACGTATTGGGTTTTTAGAAAGCGTGTAATGGTTTAA